A genomic segment from Methanoplanus limicola DSM 2279 encodes:
- a CDS encoding PAS domain S-box protein, with protein MIKSDFLQRKTGIYQYRALIVTALTISALILTGICLYLKIEILFPELYLIPISLTALWFPKKGFYFAALLSILLIFISAIVSEDAYIISITIIKSIIYIGISAMIATISLAIREDSVKYSHLFESSGAATAITDNSMNIIHCNWDFSKLTGYSLKELRRISWNDLLDDESVRIINKLIKENDDDEENISSGFTEFTSGKGIELKLNAAKSKKYYVIAKARYISELNIILISFIDITDKKRTEKILKRSKNRFQKLFQQSTDAIIIHSAQGKIYDANKQALMLFNAGYDEIKNTNFADLITFEEKIIPERIMADMTLKGYYNTEITIKRENAPRLVADLRSSLVDPDTKVIQTILRDITSRKKNEEALNVASKKLSILASITRHDIINQIMVALANLEFAKEDCKERNIEKYLNNTEKAVQIIQKQIEFSRDYQDMGCKPPKWQDLGEIIKNCTRTVSLNPGVKINSEINGVHIFADPMLEKIFANLIGNSIMHAEGLSEISLSLTADEDSYIILYRDNGPGIPEDKKELIFKAGYGSNQGYGLYLIREILSITGIEIRETGTFGEGVIFELKVPLEDIRFDTNH; from the coding sequence ATGATTAAAAGCGATTTTTTACAGCGAAAAACCGGCATATACCAGTACAGAGCCTTAATAGTAACAGCACTTACAATATCAGCACTAATACTGACAGGTATCTGCCTTTATCTTAAGATAGAGATACTTTTCCCGGAACTCTATCTGATACCAATCTCACTGACTGCACTCTGGTTTCCAAAAAAAGGATTTTATTTTGCAGCACTACTCTCCATTCTGCTGATATTCATATCTGCCATCGTTTCCGAAGATGCATATATAATCTCCATCACAATCATAAAAAGCATAATATACATTGGCATATCTGCAATGATTGCCACAATTTCACTTGCAATCAGGGAAGACTCAGTCAAATATTCACACCTTTTTGAAAGTTCAGGTGCAGCTACAGCAATTACTGACAATTCAATGAATATTATTCACTGCAACTGGGATTTCTCAAAACTTACAGGTTACAGTTTAAAAGAACTGAGAAGAATCAGCTGGAATGACCTGCTTGATGATGAGTCAGTGAGAATCATAAATAAACTGATCAAAGAAAATGATGACGATGAAGAGAACATTTCGTCCGGATTTACTGAATTCACATCCGGAAAAGGAATAGAACTTAAGCTTAATGCAGCAAAAAGCAAAAAATACTACGTTATTGCAAAAGCCAGGTACATATCAGAACTAAATATTATACTCATATCATTCATCGATATAACAGATAAAAAAAGGACTGAAAAAATCCTTAAAAGAAGCAAGAACAGATTTCAGAAGTTATTCCAGCAGTCAACAGATGCAATAATAATCCACTCGGCACAAGGAAAAATATATGATGCCAATAAACAGGCTTTAATGCTGTTTAATGCTGGATATGACGAAATAAAAAATACGAATTTTGCGGACCTGATAACATTTGAGGAAAAGATAATACCGGAAAGGATAATGGCCGATATGACCTTAAAAGGATATTATAACACTGAAATCACAATTAAAAGAGAGAATGCACCAAGACTGGTCGCTGATTTAAGATCAAGTCTTGTCGATCCCGACACCAAAGTAATCCAGACGATATTAAGAGACATTACATCCAGAAAAAAGAATGAAGAAGCCTTAAATGTAGCATCAAAAAAACTCAGCATACTTGCATCAATTACAAGGCACGACATTATAAACCAGATAATGGTCGCACTTGCAAATCTTGAATTTGCAAAAGAAGACTGCAAAGAGAGAAACATCGAGAAATATCTGAATAATACTGAAAAAGCAGTCCAGATAATTCAGAAACAGATAGAGTTCAGCAGAGACTACCAGGATATGGGTTGTAAACCACCTAAGTGGCAGGACCTGGGAGAAATCATTAAAAATTGCACCAGGACGGTCTCATTAAATCCCGGAGTTAAAATAAATTCTGAAATTAATGGCGTGCATATATTCGCCGATCCCATGCTAGAGAAGATATTTGCAAATTTAATCGGCAACTCCATTATGCATGCAGAAGGACTCTCAGAGATAAGCCTGAGTCTTACCGCAGATGAAGATTCATATATAATATTATACCGCGACAATGGCCCCGGAATTCCGGAAGACAAAAAAGAATTAATATTTAAGGCAGGGTACGGCAGCAATCAGGGATATGGCCTGTACCTCATAAGGGAGATACTCTCTATAACCGGAATTGAGATAAGAGAGACAGGAACTTTTGGTGAGGGGGTAATATTTGAATTAAAAGTGCCCCTGGAAGATATAAGATTTGATACTAACCATTAA
- a CDS encoding ABC transporter ATP-binding protein: MLKIENLHVNVEGREVLHDLNLHIKEGETHVLMGPNGSGKTTLLRAAMGFSGYDVTEGRIFFKGRDVTELPMHERARYGMGIMFQRPPTISGLKLGKLLQALSGAERKVIEEYAKKMHMDDFLDRDVNSGFSGGEIKRSEVLQLMIQQPDFVMLDEPESGVDLENISLIGKSIAMLVEKDRHIINRHKSGLIITHTGYILDYIDADAGHMLCDGEIKCDGNPREILKVIQEKGYQECIRCQKIL; this comes from the coding sequence GTGCTTAAAATTGAGAATCTCCATGTGAATGTTGAGGGCAGGGAAGTCCTGCATGACTTAAACCTTCATATAAAGGAAGGAGAGACACATGTTCTTATGGGGCCGAACGGTTCCGGAAAAACAACTCTTCTAAGGGCAGCAATGGGCTTTTCAGGATATGATGTCACTGAGGGCCGGATATTTTTTAAGGGCCGTGATGTGACTGAACTCCCTATGCATGAGAGGGCCAGATATGGGATGGGAATTATGTTTCAGCGCCCTCCGACTATTTCAGGCCTGAAACTTGGAAAACTTCTGCAGGCCCTTTCCGGTGCAGAAAGGAAGGTTATTGAAGAATATGCAAAAAAGATGCATATGGATGACTTCCTTGACCGGGATGTAAATTCAGGTTTTTCCGGTGGTGAAATAAAAAGAAGTGAAGTTCTCCAGTTAATGATTCAGCAGCCGGATTTTGTAATGCTTGATGAGCCTGAAAGTGGGGTGGATCTGGAAAATATCTCACTCATCGGGAAGTCTATTGCAATGCTTGTGGAGAAGGACAGACACATAATTAACCGGCATAAATCAGGACTGATTATTACACATACCGGGTATATTCTGGACTATATTGATGCTGATGCGGGGCATATGCTCTGTGACGGTGAGATTAAGTGTGACGGCAATCCGAGAGAGATTTTAAAGGTTATTCAGGAAAAAGGCTACCAGGAGTGCATTAGATGCCAGAAGATATTATAA
- a CDS encoding winged helix-turn-helix domain-containing protein, translating into MYINNDQLPEIIRREITGFAEPENADKLISIMEVIKDDPRGVTITQLSDTLDINRNTIRKYAMVLAAAGYIEARSCGHTKIYNISKRIPVITVIENIFEGLFVLNFRDEVTYYNKSMETIIDELIPGGKMTTEEKISAFISRNEIGAEVIESRKKAFNEPDSDCISIIKMPAEGYTAKVIHSVNLEGESITLIMMIKSHNENLNQKIQTEYQAL; encoded by the coding sequence ATGTACATAAACAATGACCAATTACCGGAGATTATACGCAGAGAGATAACAGGGTTTGCAGAACCTGAAAACGCAGACAAACTTATCAGCATCATGGAAGTGATAAAAGATGATCCAAGGGGAGTTACAATAACACAGTTATCAGACACACTTGACATCAACAGAAATACAATAAGAAAGTATGCCATGGTGCTTGCAGCAGCGGGATATATAGAGGCAAGATCGTGCGGGCATACAAAAATATACAATATTTCAAAGAGAATTCCGGTAATTACAGTCATTGAAAATATATTTGAAGGACTATTCGTTCTCAACTTCAGGGATGAAGTCACATACTACAATAAATCAATGGAGACAATCATTGATGAACTGATACCTGGCGGAAAAATGACAACTGAAGAGAAGATCTCCGCCTTCATATCACGAAATGAAATAGGGGCGGAAGTCATTGAATCAAGAAAAAAAGCATTTAATGAACCGGATTCAGACTGTATCTCAATAATAAAGATGCCTGCTGAAGGATACACAGCAAAAGTAATTCATTCTGTAAACCTTGAAGGAGAATCAATCACACTGATTATGATGATAAAATCCCACAATGAGAATCTGAACCAGAAAATTCAGACAGAGTATCAGGCCCTATAA
- a CDS encoding SufD family Fe-S cluster assembly protein: protein MPEDIINPDISAEDRERIKLSGIEFSSEHRSGTFIQTDQHIHHSSSKIEGIEMLPLEIALKKYDWLKNYCWNLVKKDKDQYTEFVAGKEAEDGVRGFAVIAKKGSRNIFPLQSCLFMQKSEIQTVHNIIIAEEGAELHLITGCTSSLGRQKGTHYGITEIYVGKDALVSNTMIHTWGENINVFPRSATEIGEGGTFLSNYVSLKPVGEVQMYPVAYLKGENSVARFNSVILAPEGSKLDLGQRAVLDGKGSGAELISRVITTGGDVISRSHIIGAEEDTKGHIECKGLILKDGLIHAVPEIEGRLKQTELSHEAAVGKIAKDEIEYLMARGLDEEEATATIVRGFLDVRIKGLPEQLQKQIDDAIDASESGF, encoded by the coding sequence ATGCCAGAAGATATTATAAATCCGGATATTTCGGCGGAAGATCGGGAGAGAATCAAACTTTCCGGGATTGAATTCTCATCTGAACACAGATCCGGCACATTCATCCAGACAGATCAGCACATTCATCATTCCTCTTCAAAGATAGAGGGGATAGAGATGCTCCCTCTTGAAATTGCCCTTAAAAAATATGACTGGCTGAAGAATTACTGCTGGAACCTGGTGAAGAAGGATAAGGATCAGTATACCGAATTTGTCGCCGGAAAAGAAGCTGAGGATGGTGTCAGGGGCTTTGCCGTTATTGCCAAAAAAGGCAGCAGAAATATATTTCCTCTTCAGTCCTGTCTTTTTATGCAGAAATCTGAGATTCAGACCGTTCATAATATAATTATTGCCGAGGAAGGTGCTGAGCTTCATTTAATTACAGGATGTACGAGCAGCCTTGGCCGTCAGAAAGGGACACATTATGGCATTACTGAGATTTATGTGGGTAAAGATGCCCTTGTCAGCAATACGATGATTCACACCTGGGGCGAGAATATCAATGTATTCCCAAGAAGCGCCACTGAGATTGGTGAAGGCGGGACATTTCTCTCCAATTATGTCAGTTTAAAACCGGTCGGTGAAGTGCAGATGTATCCGGTTGCATACCTTAAGGGTGAAAACTCAGTGGCAAGGTTTAATTCAGTTATCCTTGCACCTGAAGGCTCAAAACTGGACCTTGGTCAGAGGGCTGTTTTAGACGGTAAAGGTTCAGGTGCCGAACTGATCTCAAGGGTTATCACAACCGGAGGGGACGTCATATCAAGGTCTCATATAATCGGTGCAGAGGAGGATACAAAGGGCCATATCGAGTGTAAGGGTCTGATACTAAAAGATGGTCTTATCCACGCTGTTCCTGAAATTGAAGGTCGGCTTAAGCAGACCGAACTTTCACACGAGGCGGCTGTAGGAAAGATTGCAAAGGATGAGATTGAGTACCTTATGGCAAGAGGTCTTGATGAAGAGGAGGCAACGGCAACTATCGTCCGCGGTTTCCTTGATGTCAGGATAAAGGGGCTTCCTGAGCAGCTTCAGAAGCAGATAGATGATGCTATTGATGCGTCAGAGTCCGGATTTTAA
- a CDS encoding phosphopentomutase/phosphoglucosamine mutase: MLFGSSGIRRPFGPELLDIGLKAGFAAGSNVDSIVVGTDTRKTGPALSDAFTAGVLFSGAEVVSGGIAPTPTIANAINYCCAGAGCSVTASHNPENYNGIKLINPDGSAFTKKQQAEIEDNIKSCKNSDWKRQGEVRQTDIIRPHIENILKSVDIGDTSVILDCGGGAGSVITPLLLREAGVDARCINCTPSGIFPRPSEPLEENVHYLKKMVKGGSFSGGLIHDGDADRFMAIDGRGRYIKGDHLLVLFAEYAGAKKVVTTADASMAIEESAEVRRTPVGDSYVSEELLSWGDFGGEPSGSWIFPKNSLCPDGIYAAALFCRIASETDIAEAVDELPDYPILRSSYFCENGRDVLTALGAENPTDGIRIEDEDGWCLIRASGTEPKVRITAEGRTVDTAKRMKERGLGLLKSAAKK, from the coding sequence ATGCTTTTCGGCTCTTCGGGGATAAGACGCCCATTTGGCCCTGAACTTTTAGACATCGGACTTAAAGCCGGTTTTGCCGCCGGCAGTAATGTGGATAGCATCGTTGTCGGTACAGATACCAGAAAAACCGGCCCTGCGTTGTCTGATGCCTTTACAGCAGGGGTACTCTTCTCAGGTGCGGAAGTTGTCTCAGGCGGGATTGCTCCCACTCCGACAATCGCAAATGCAATCAACTACTGTTGTGCAGGTGCGGGGTGCTCAGTTACGGCCTCACACAATCCTGAAAATTACAATGGAATAAAACTGATAAATCCGGACGGTTCTGCATTTACAAAGAAACAGCAGGCCGAAATTGAAGATAATATTAAGTCCTGCAAAAATTCCGACTGGAAACGGCAGGGCGAAGTACGTCAGACTGACATTATCCGTCCTCACATAGAGAACATTTTAAAGAGTGTTGATATTGGTGATACTTCAGTCATTCTTGACTGCGGGGGAGGTGCAGGTTCGGTTATAACACCGCTCCTCCTGAGAGAGGCCGGTGTGGATGCACGGTGCATAAACTGTACACCATCAGGAATATTCCCACGCCCTTCAGAACCTCTTGAGGAGAATGTTCATTACCTCAAAAAAATGGTTAAAGGCGGCAGTTTTTCCGGCGGTCTGATTCATGACGGTGATGCAGACCGTTTTATGGCGATAGACGGAAGGGGACGTTATATTAAAGGAGATCATCTCCTCGTCCTTTTTGCAGAGTATGCCGGTGCAAAAAAGGTTGTAACAACTGCCGATGCCTCAATGGCAATTGAAGAGTCAGCAGAAGTCAGGAGAACCCCTGTAGGGGACTCATATGTCTCAGAAGAACTTCTCTCATGGGGAGATTTCGGCGGAGAACCTTCCGGAAGCTGGATATTCCCGAAAAATTCACTATGTCCGGACGGCATATATGCAGCGGCGCTTTTCTGCCGGATTGCCTCAGAGACTGACATTGCAGAGGCAGTTGATGAACTTCCTGACTATCCGATACTCAGGAGTTCTTATTTCTGTGAAAACGGGCGTGATGTCCTGACAGCACTTGGCGCAGAAAATCCGACAGACGGTATAAGGATAGAGGATGAAGACGGGTGGTGTCTAATCCGTGCGAGCGGCACAGAACCAAAGGTCAGGATTACAGCCGAAGGGAGAACAGTGGATACTGCGAAGAGGATGAAGGAGAGAGGCCTTGGCCTTTTGAAGTCAGCAGCGAAGAAGTAA
- a CDS encoding cyclase family protein has translation MAVYDVTRKVCDRLMAYPGDPAAEIYSQTTDHCMVSEISMCSHSGTHIDAPRHYLPKGCSVDMIDPFRLIGPVVVVDSGVKCGEIAAECFLSELRNENCKRLLIKTGFSYEDKFREDYPYLSEGAARMIADAGLLSFGIDTPSVDPYGGSGENHRIILSENIPIIELLNLSDVKSGSYFMYALPLRLNGLDGSPARVILTDPEDELL, from the coding sequence ATGGCAGTTTATGATGTGACCCGGAAGGTTTGTGATAGACTTATGGCTTATCCGGGAGATCCGGCGGCTGAAATTTATTCTCAGACTACAGATCACTGCATGGTATCAGAGATTAGTATGTGCTCGCACAGCGGTACGCATATTGATGCACCAAGGCATTACCTGCCAAAAGGATGTTCTGTTGATATGATAGATCCCTTCAGGCTGATCGGACCGGTTGTTGTGGTGGATTCCGGTGTTAAATGTGGTGAGATTGCAGCAGAATGTTTTTTGTCTGAGCTGAGAAATGAAAACTGCAAAAGACTGCTTATAAAGACCGGATTTTCGTATGAGGATAAATTCCGGGAGGATTATCCCTATCTCTCTGAGGGTGCCGCCCGGATGATTGCTGATGCCGGTCTGCTCTCGTTTGGCATTGACACACCGTCAGTTGATCCATACGGGGGGAGTGGAGAGAATCACCGGATCATACTCTCTGAAAATATTCCGATAATTGAACTGCTGAACCTCTCGGATGTTAAGAGCGGTTCATATTTTATGTATGCACTTCCATTACGTCTGAATGGACTTGACGGTTCCCCGGCACGGGTTATTCTCACAGACCCGGAGGATGAATTATTATGA
- the glmU gene encoding bifunctional sugar-1-phosphate nucleotidylyltransferase/acetyltransferase — MECVILAAGEGKRMRPLTTSRPKVMLPLANRPMIEHLMNSAIKAGITDFIFVVGYHEEAVREYFGDGSEFGANIRYAVQRSQRGTADALNAVKGLVSDDFLLLNGDMVMNAEDISGLSGAVSPCMGVFKSSHPQDYGVITTEGKRVTGIFEKTSEPKGDLINAGAYLLEPGIFGIISNLELSERGEFELTDALMEYVSTGNLTTYALSEWGDVGEPWNLLDANAAMLENLEGNIEGEVEDFVVLKGAVYLGKGSTIRSGTYIEGPCVIGENCTVGPHAYIRGATSIGDNCHVGHSSELKNSVILPDTKIPHFNYIGDSVIGSKCNFGAGSKIANLRHDKRDIMAGDRNTKRRKFGAVVGDGVLFGINSSVNPGAIIGSGAAIAPCTLVEGKISDNTKYGR, encoded by the coding sequence ATGGAATGTGTGATTCTTGCAGCCGGAGAAGGCAAAAGAATGAGGCCGCTTACGACCTCAAGGCCAAAGGTTATGCTGCCTCTGGCAAACAGGCCGATGATTGAGCATCTTATGAATTCAGCTATAAAGGCAGGTATAACTGATTTCATATTTGTTGTTGGTTATCATGAAGAGGCTGTCAGGGAGTATTTTGGCGATGGTTCTGAATTCGGGGCAAATATAAGATATGCTGTGCAGAGAAGCCAGAGAGGTACTGCGGATGCTTTAAACGCCGTAAAAGGACTTGTATCTGATGATTTTCTCCTCTTAAACGGAGATATGGTGATGAATGCAGAGGATATATCCGGACTTTCAGGTGCTGTATCGCCCTGCATGGGCGTATTTAAGAGTTCTCATCCCCAGGACTACGGGGTCATAACAACAGAGGGCAAAAGGGTAACCGGCATATTTGAGAAGACTTCCGAACCAAAGGGTGATCTCATAAATGCGGGGGCATATCTCCTTGAACCGGGTATATTTGGTATAATCTCCAATCTTGAACTCTCAGAGAGGGGTGAATTTGAGCTTACCGATGCCCTTATGGAATATGTATCAACCGGAAATCTGACAACCTATGCTCTCTCTGAATGGGGTGATGTGGGTGAACCCTGGAATCTTCTCGATGCCAATGCTGCTATGCTTGAGAATTTAGAAGGAAATATTGAGGGTGAGGTTGAGGACTTTGTTGTGCTGAAAGGTGCGGTATACCTTGGTAAAGGGAGTACAATACGTTCCGGGACATATATTGAAGGGCCGTGTGTAATCGGTGAAAACTGTACAGTCGGGCCTCATGCATATATCCGCGGTGCAACCTCAATTGGTGACAACTGCCATGTCGGCCATTCATCTGAGCTTAAAAACTCGGTAATTCTTCCGGATACGAAAATCCCTCATTTCAATTATATTGGCGACAGTGTAATCGGCTCAAAATGCAACTTCGGGGCAGGTTCAAAGATCGCAAATCTAAGGCATGACAAGAGGGACATCATGGCAGGCGACAGAAACACAAAGAGGAGAAAGTTCGGTGCGGTTGTCGGTGACGGTGTTCTCTTCGGCATCAACTCATCCGTAAATCCGGGCGCGATAATCGGAAGCGGTGCTGCAATAGCGCCCTGCACCCTCGTTGAAGGAAAAATTTCGGACAATACAAAATACGGACGGTGA
- the glmU gene encoding bifunctional sugar-1-phosphate nucleotidylyltransferase/acetyltransferase, with product MQAVVLAGGEGHRLRPLTRGIAKVMIPVANKPIIDYVLDALVKNGINDIIVVVGYRREQLIRHLNNTDYPVTIVTQKKQIGTANALLCAKDLVKDHFLLLPGDNYIDAESVSRIKNERNAVLISRHPYPSNFGVVKISDGKISGIREKPGETESFLVSTGIFSLDREIFGFLDRCEIPEIIEYLKRSGKLFTAITTECWRDAIYPWDLLRMNERTLRMITPQLSGKISRNAVISGKVSIGKDTTIAPGAVIQGPAIIGEGCEIGPNSCIMPGVSVGNRTKIGAFTCIENSIVMEDCVVGTHSLVKDSVIGSGCILLDHISTVSTRSLVETESGLIHGRFGAILGDGVEAAPFTIFKGAISGSGSKIETGRTIEGILPENSIVR from the coding sequence ATGCAGGCAGTAGTACTGGCAGGAGGAGAAGGCCATAGGTTAAGGCCGCTTACAAGGGGAATTGCCAAGGTTATGATTCCGGTTGCGAACAAACCGATAATCGACTATGTCCTTGATGCCCTTGTTAAAAACGGAATCAATGATATTATTGTTGTTGTGGGTTACAGGCGTGAGCAGCTCATCCGCCACCTCAACAATACAGATTATCCTGTTACGATTGTCACACAGAAAAAGCAGATAGGAACTGCAAACGCACTTCTCTGCGCAAAGGATCTGGTTAAAGATCATTTCCTTCTTCTTCCGGGAGACAATTACATAGATGCTGAATCTGTCTCCAGGATTAAAAATGAGAGAAATGCGGTTTTAATCTCCAGACATCCGTACCCCTCAAATTTCGGTGTTGTGAAGATATCAGACGGTAAAATCTCAGGCATACGTGAGAAACCCGGCGAAACTGAGAGTTTCCTGGTCAGCACAGGAATTTTCTCCCTTGACCGGGAAATATTCGGATTTCTTGACAGGTGTGAAATACCGGAGATTATAGAATACCTGAAGAGAAGCGGAAAACTTTTTACGGCAATTACCACTGAATGCTGGAGAGATGCCATATATCCCTGGGATCTCCTTCGTATGAATGAGAGGACTCTCAGGATGATAACGCCTCAGCTTTCCGGAAAGATCAGCCGAAATGCTGTTATAAGCGGAAAGGTGAGCATTGGTAAGGATACAACAATTGCTCCCGGTGCGGTTATCCAGGGTCCTGCAATTATTGGTGAGGGCTGTGAGATAGGGCCTAATTCATGTATCATGCCCGGAGTTTCGGTTGGCAACCGGACGAAGATCGGGGCATTCACCTGCATTGAAAATTCGATTGTGATGGAAGACTGTGTTGTCGGAACACATTCGCTGGTTAAGGATTCTGTTATTGGTTCCGGCTGTATTCTTCTGGATCATATATCTACAGTCAGCACAAGATCGCTCGTTGAGACCGAAAGCGGCCTGATACATGGCAGGTTTGGAGCTATTCTCGGTGACGGTGTTGAAGCGGCGCCTTTTACAATCTTTAAAGGTGCAATTTCAGGTTCCGGCAGTAAAATAGAGACCGGAAGGACGATTGAGGGCATTCTTCCTGAAAACTCGATAGTGAGGTGA
- a CDS encoding phosphoribulokinase — MSCIDEYLSESGKCRNRFSGDDEYCFSSSGKGINLKKIIENSGLIFVIGVSGDSGSGKTTFTDAIREIFGPSFVSTITLDDYHILDREERKEKNITPLHPDANNFSLLEEHLSDLKSGKEILKPVYNHKTGKFDEPVPFSSSKILIMEGLHAFATPKLKSLTDFSIYVNPETNVKYEWKIKRDVNARGYDKEDVLSELEARRKDYENFVLPQSESADALIEISDSSFDSPSLKDRGVYKITLYQKRLDKTVKNICLNFDLFAINSLADRNFRFDFRVTERGGEKIGALSLDGEFQYDVIRCLELNIEEQTGVSPVSLFEGRDYVTATEMIQLLLSWRIINRRIQMES; from the coding sequence ATGTCCTGCATTGATGAATATCTGAGCGAGTCCGGGAAATGTAGAAACCGTTTTTCCGGTGATGATGAATATTGCTTCTCTTCTTCCGGAAAAGGGATTAATCTGAAGAAAATTATTGAAAATTCCGGTTTAATTTTTGTAATCGGAGTTTCGGGTGATTCAGGTTCCGGCAAGACTACATTTACTGATGCAATAAGGGAGATATTCGGGCCTTCCTTTGTCTCTACAATTACGCTTGATGATTATCATATTCTTGACAGGGAAGAGAGGAAAGAGAAGAATATCACACCTCTTCATCCGGATGCAAACAATTTCAGTCTCCTTGAAGAGCATCTCTCTGATCTGAAATCCGGAAAAGAGATATTAAAGCCGGTTTACAACCATAAGACTGGGAAATTTGATGAACCTGTTCCTTTTTCATCATCAAAGATACTTATTATGGAGGGTCTGCATGCCTTTGCAACTCCAAAACTGAAAAGTCTGACTGATTTTTCCATATATGTTAATCCTGAAACGAATGTGAAGTATGAATGGAAGATAAAGCGTGATGTCAATGCCAGAGGTTATGATAAAGAGGATGTTCTCTCTGAACTTGAGGCGAGAAGAAAAGATTATGAGAACTTTGTCCTCCCGCAGTCAGAATCTGCTGATGCCTTAATTGAAATATCTGATTCATCCTTTGACAGTCCCTCACTAAAGGACAGAGGGGTTTATAAGATTACATTATATCAGAAACGCCTTGATAAGACTGTTAAAAATATCTGCCTCAATTTTGACCTTTTTGCTATTAATTCACTGGCAGACAGGAATTTCAGGTTTGATTTCAGGGTGACTGAGAGGGGTGGAGAAAAGATAGGTGCACTCTCGCTTGACGGTGAATTCCAGTACGATGTTATCAGATGCCTGGAATTAAATATTGAGGAGCAGACCGGAGTTTCGCCTGTTTCATTATTTGAAGGCCGGGATTATGTAACCGCAACTGAAATGATTCAGCTTCTGCTGTCATGGAGAATTATCAACAGAAGAATTCAGATGGAGTCCTGA